GAGCTTCAGCCCTGATTTTTCATGTCGCGGATTAGCCCTTGCAACACCTGCGCCTGCTGCGCAAGGCCATCAACGGCATGCGCTGCATTTTCCATTGTCTGAGCCGTTTCGGCAGAAATGGTTGCAACCTGCTCAACAGACTTGTTGATCTCCTCACTGGCGGCAGATTGTTGTTCGCTTGCAGCGGCAATGGCCTGAACCTGATCATTTACCAAATGAACAAGCTCAAGAATCTGCTTAAGCGAATCGCCGGAGCGAATGGAAAGTTTGGTAGCCTCTTCAATGGCGCTGGCGCTCTGTTCCACATTCACGATATTTTTCCGCGTTCCGGCCTGAATATCGCCAATGGCACGGCCCACCTCCTGAGTGGCAGACATGGTTTTTTCCGCCAGTTTGCGCACTTCATCCGCAACAACGGCAAAACCGCGCCCGGCATCGCCCGCCCGGGCGGCTTCTATGGCGGCGTTGAGCGCAAGCAGGTTGGTCTGGTCGGCAATGTCGGCAATAACGCCCATCACCTGCCCGATACTTTCGGCCTGTTTGCCCAACACGTCCATATCCTGGCGTATGGCAAGCGATTGCGTGTGCACCGACTCAATGCCCTTGACCGCATCGTTGACAATCTGTGAGCCCTCCAGAGCCTGTTGCCGGGTCTGATCTGCAATGCCGGCGGCCTGCTGCGCATTTTGGGCAACTTCGCGCACGGTGGCATTCATTTGCTCCATGGCCGTGGCGGTTTCGCGCACGCGGCCAGACTGATCGTCAGCTCCGCTACGGGATTGGTCTATCTTAACCGCAAGATCCTGCGAAGCACTGGAGACAATTTCAACCACATGTTCCAGCTGGCTGGCAGCGTGGAGCATCCCTTGGCTTTTGGCGTTCTCTGCTAGAGCTTGCGCCTTTTGGGCTTCTGCAAGGGCTTTTCTGGCTTCTTCGCGGTCATGCTCAGCTTCAGCCTGAGCGGTGGAAGAAGCCCTGCGGTAAGCAGCCAGATTGTCTGCGGTGCTGTTCAGCGCGAGAGCCAGGGTGCTCAGGCTGGCAAAATTTTCGGCAGCGAGACGTTCATCTGACTGCTGGGCGCCAAGGGTAGAGGCAAAAGACACACATTGGCGCATGGCGCGCAGGTCTCTGTTTGTCAGGAAATATCCTGCGCAATACACAAGACATATGGCAAAAATAAATTCGATCCACATCAGGGTGCGCCGCGATGCGATGTCATCATTCATTTCGGCCATGGCTGTTTCAGCAAGGGCGGTAATATTTGCGTCAAATTTTTCAAAATGTTCGCGGAATGCCACGGCATAGGGCGTGGCTTCTTTTTCATATGTCTTGTAGGTGAGGTAGCGTTGGTCCGCGGGCATATCCTTTAAGGGAGCAACGAGGCTCTGCCCATTGTTCATGAATGCAATGGCCGCCTCATGAGCTTTATCCGTCAAAGCTTTGGAGTCTGCGGGCAGCTTGAGGGAGGAGAGTGTCGCAAAGTGCTTTTTGACGGCGGCAATGGCTGTGTCTATTTGCTTGAGGTCTTTATCAATATTGCTGCCAAGCATGATGTTTCTAGTTAATCTGCTAAAATAATTTATATTTTTCGTTATTTCCAGGGCAATAATCCTGCCTGCGATGGCGGTATCGCGGGTGTGGGCATATTTGATTTCAATATTGTTAATTGCCTGCAAAGAAAAGCAAAATAGCCCGGCCATGGCTATGGCCCCAACCGAAATAGTGAGGATAAATTTTCCACGCAACGTATGCAGTATCTGGCTGATCAAAACGGCTCCTTAGGCAATTGTAGTGACATATCTGGGCTGAGCACAGCGCAACATGCTGACAAGACATGTCGCAACAAGCGCTTGCTATTTATTGTTTTGCAGCAAACAGCGGTATCAATGGTAGTAGGGCTGCAATTTTATTTTCGGAATTTATGTTACAATGTTTATATTTCATAAATATAAATATTTTTTTCACATGCTGACGTTCATGAAACGAACAAATGTTAATAAATATGATACCAGATAATACTTGCTTTATAAAGAGTGATACAATTTACTGTAGTAATGTTGATCCTATTGTTTTTACAGTGCAGTGCGCTATAATAAAAATATGATTATCTTGTTTTTGAATTGATTGCTGCTATCTTGATAGCGTTCATAGGGCTTGCTGTTCTAAAAATATCTTTTAAAATTGTGATTCATACTTTTAGAATATTTTGAAGAATAGATACCGCGTAATAATTTTTTTTGAACTCTTTTTTTGAATGCATAATTAGGCGTAAACATGAAAAAAATTTTATCCGATAAGAAAATTCCTTTGAGTCTGTCTCAAAGTATAGGCGCATGTCTTGATTCATGACAATTTCTATGG
The sequence above is a segment of the Desulfovibrio sp. genome. Coding sequences within it:
- a CDS encoding methyl-accepting chemotaxis protein, giving the protein MLGSNIDKDLKQIDTAIAAVKKHFATLSSLKLPADSKALTDKAHEAAIAFMNNGQSLVAPLKDMPADQRYLTYKTYEKEATPYAVAFREHFEKFDANITALAETAMAEMNDDIASRRTLMWIEFIFAICLVYCAGYFLTNRDLRAMRQCVSFASTLGAQQSDERLAAENFASLSTLALALNSTADNLAAYRRASSTAQAEAEHDREEARKALAEAQKAQALAENAKSQGMLHAASQLEHVVEIVSSASQDLAVKIDQSRSGADDQSGRVRETATAMEQMNATVREVAQNAQQAAGIADQTRQQALEGSQIVNDAVKGIESVHTQSLAIRQDMDVLGKQAESIGQVMGVIADIADQTNLLALNAAIEAARAGDAGRGFAVVADEVRKLAEKTMSATQEVGRAIGDIQAGTRKNIVNVEQSASAIEEATKLSIRSGDSLKQILELVHLVNDQVQAIAAASEQQSAASEEINKSVEQVATISAETAQTMENAAHAVDGLAQQAQVLQGLIRDMKNQG